One window of the Podospora pseudocomata strain CBS 415.72m chromosome 7, whole genome shotgun sequence genome contains the following:
- a CDS encoding hypothetical protein (EggNog:ENOG503P423), translating into MYSIGVSTLVICLSNLLGRVLLGIRQQGTQTFISPRHQRLAQAVMLIGLILSIVGQSMMSGEIGDAVSGTTGQQAEVVTVPNESQAGLGFVVLGTLVTMVEIRAVEPGEKRLLFGVGLASPFMIVRIVFSGLATFGTDPRLKSYGGVGSFVWYFLGMGVIMEMMVVLILEGAGLTLNRQPSAVPVGRWREGKFEGY; encoded by the coding sequence ATGTACTCCATCGGCGTCTCCACCCTCGTCATCTGCCTCTCCAACCTTTTAGGCCGAGTCCTCCTGGGTATCCGACAACAAGGAACCCAGACGTTCATCAGCCCACGCCACCAGAGACTTGCGCAAGCGGTGATGTTGATAGGGTTGATACTTTCGATTGTAGGGCAGAGTATGATGAGTGGTGAGATTGGGGATGCGGTTAGTGGGACGACGGGACAgcaggcggaggtggtgactgtgCCGAATGAGAGCcaggctgggttggggtttgtaGTTTTGGGGACGTTGGTGACGATGGTAGAGATACGGGCGGTGGAGCcaggggagaagaggttgttgtttggagTTGGGCTGGCGTCGCCGTTTATGATTGTCAGGATCGTGTTCTCAGGGTTGGCTACATTTGGGACAGATCCGAGGCTCAAGAGTTATGGCGGGGTGGGGAGTTTTGTGTGGTATTTTCTCGGGATGGGAGTGATtatggagatgatggttgtGTTGATATTGGAGGGCGCTGGATTGACGTTAAACAGGCAGCCGAGTGCTGTGCCggttgggaggtggagagaagGAAAGTTTGAGGGTTATTGA
- the KTI12 gene encoding kti12, chromatin associated (EggNog:ENOG503NVJV; BUSCO:EOG09263L9T; COG:F) translates to MPLIILTGLPTSGKSHRAAQLQTYLAERIASSNPPSPYRLHLISDETQSVSRTVYDLDPSSLPAHVRSANASEKDARASIYAAVKRVLSPKDIVILDGMNYIKGWRYQLHCEAKNLATPSVILQIGCPVDKAREINEERLRTEGGLEGYSTGNWDNLVFRYEEPNPMTRWDSPLFTVIWDDDEEQARRVYEQIWDSVAGEGAKKKVIPNKSTVQRDKDPGGDYLYVLEKETQDIVKRILEKQNEAGEGGTVRLPKVKGGDDGGEELVLELPGRKLGMVQLLRYRRAFVGLNRGGIGLEGVGKLAAGRLRESFVGYLNDAFEKDG, encoded by the exons ATGCCT CTAATAatcctcaccggcctccccACCTCAGGCAAATCCCACCGAGCCGCCCAGCTACAAACCTACCTCGCCGAGcgcatcgcctcctccaaccccccatccccctaccgcctccacctcatctCAGACGAAACCCAGTCCGTCTCCCGCACTGTCTACGACctcgacccctcctccctccccgcccacGTCCGCAGCGCAAACGCCTCCGAAAAGGACGCCCGCGCCTCCATCTACGCCGCCGTCAAGCGAGTCCTATCCCCAAAAGATatcgtcatcctcgatgGCATGAATTACATCAAGGGGTGGCGGTATCAGCTCCATTGTGAAGCAAAAAACCTCGCTACACCGTCGGTGATATTACAGATAGGATGCCCTGTCGacaaggcgagggagattaATGAGGAGAGGTTACGGACTGAGGGTGGGTTGGAAGGTTACTCAACTGGGAACTGGGACAATCTGGTATTTCGGTATGAGGAGCCGAATCCCATGACGAGGTGGGACTCGCCGTTGTTTACGGTTatttgggatgatgatgaggagcaggcgaggagggtgtacGAGCAGATATGGGATAgtgttgctggggagggggccaagaagaaggttaTACCCAATAAGAGTACCGTGCAGAGGGATAAGGATCCCGGGGGGGATTATTTGTAtgtgttggagaaggagacgcAGGATATTGTGAAGAGGATATTGGAGAAGCAAAatgaggcgggggagggggggacggtgaggttgccgaaggtgaaggggggggatgatgggggggaggagttggtgttggagtTGCCCgggaggaagctggggaTGGTGCAGTTGCTGAGGTATAGGAGGGCGTTTGTGGGGTTGAATAGGGGTGGGATTGGACTGGAGGGGGTCGGGAAgttggcggcggggaggttgagggagagtttTGTGGGGTATCTGAATGATGCTTTTGAGAAGGATGGGTGA
- the HET-Q1 gene encoding Gasdermin-like protein HET-Q1 (EggNog:ENOG503PI4D) — MPTKTSQHAFAGSERWVVPRYSSKPGTLIRLGSVLTDPEDLESSLNLDSIPPIPPNLLRDATPEVRMSVQTELSKSDSTLAKAAPALEGILTLGGGVEASRSQGVSSSLNISGTVKATVFRADKSYMDVLLKDKNVISYAKRGLGKPMFVVVGVATAGRVEMKETRHATRKAGVSGKVGVEVIGEVEVGLERERSDKSCNEVRGEGGLDFAYRVREFGYSRVRGTVKDKGDWTGKVLFAGGKGPVVEKGGEVVPVFKEFKEGEVKLRATGSFDVAAKA; from the coding sequence ATGcccaccaaaacctcccaACACGCCTTCGCCGGCTCGGAACGCTGGGTCGTCCCCCGCTACTCCTCCAAACCAGGCACCCTCATCCGACTCGGGTCTGTCCTCACCGACCCAGAAGACTTGgaatcctccctcaacctcgacagcatcccccccatcccccccaacctcctccgcgacGCCACCCCAGAGGTGCGAATGTCTGTCCAGACTGAGCTCAGCAAGTCAGACTCCACCCTTGCCAAAGCCGCCCCGGCATTGGAGggcatcctcaccctcggcggcggggtgGAAGCCTCCCGCTCCCAGGGGGTGAGCTCGTCTCTTAACATCTCGGGAACTGTCAAGGCGACTGTTTTTCGGGCGGATAAATCTTACATGGATGTGCTGCTTAAGGATAAAAATGTGATTTCTTATgcgaagagggggttgggaaagccgatgtttgttgttgttggggtggctACTgctgggagggtggagatgaaAGAGACGAGGCATGCGACGAGGAAGGCTGGGGTGAGTGGGaaggtgggggtggaggtgattggggaggtggaggtagggttggagagggagaggagcgATAAGAGTTGTAatgaggtgaggggggagggcgggttGGATTTTGCTTATagggtgagggagtttgGTTActcgagggtgagggggacgGTGAAGGATAAGGGGGATTGGACGGGGAAGGTCCTCTTCGCTGGGGGAaaggggccggtggtggagaaggggggtgaggtggtgccggtgttTAAGGAGTTtaaggagggcgaggttaAACTGAGGGCGACGGGGAGTTTTGATGTTGCCGCCAAGGCGTGA
- the TNA1 gene encoding High-affinity nicotinic acid transporter (EggNog:ENOG503NU7U; COG:G) has product MASQPQVPPPGPPHQDEEKAAHRHHTGSSSSSSLGITPTAPAPVICPSHTTPRRLTTKIDLHLVPFVIILYLMAFLDRVNIANARAFGLETDLGLSGTQFNTALTIFFVPYILFEIPSNILLKKISPRIWLSGCCIGFGFITMMQGLVQNYAGILTTRFLLGLFECGMFPGCFYLLGMWYRREEAQKRFSLFFSSTSLAGAFGGLLASGLGSMDYMRGYRGWRWIFLIEGAATVVIGAIFLFTFPGFVEEAKWLRDDERDYIKARLHADQGHSAAERSITLKDVGKVMSDYKVWLGGFMYFGIIVPAYSYAYFSPTIVQSYGYDKIQTQLHSVPPWAVAFVFAMVIATASDWLKHRFLFTVLPICISISGFAILLNVHDNLPVQYAALVLICMGMYSAMPIQVCWFNMNLGGHHRRAVGSAWQIGFGNIGGIIATYSFVGGDFRKGYIICVSFICLSALSCIIYAVSIMAENRKKANQTLPEGMTEQEKAELGDLNPDFKYML; this is encoded by the exons ATGGCGTCTCAACCTCAAG TCCCTCCACCAGGGCCACCACACCAAGATGAAGAAAAGGCCGCTCACCGTCACCAcaccggctcctcctcctcctcctctctagGCATCACCCCCACCGCTCCCGCCCCCGTCATCTGTCCCTctcacaccaccccccgcaGGCTGACAACCAAAATCGacctccacctcgtccccttcgtcatcatcctctaCCTCATGGCCTTCCTCGACCGCGTCAACATCGCCAACGCCCGCGCCTTCGGCCTCGAAACCGACCTGGGCCTTTCAGGAACACAATTCAACACCGCACTCacaatcttcttcgtccctTACATCCTCTTTGAAATCCCCTCCAATATACTCCTGAAGAAAATCTCACCGAGGATATGGCTCAGCGGGTGCTGTATCGGCTTCGGGTTCATCACCATGATGCAAGGCCTTGTGCAGAACTACGCCGGGATTTTGACAACGAGATTCTTGCTGGGGTTGTTCGAGTGCGGCATGTTTCCTGGGTGTTTTTACCTGCTGGGGATGTGGTACAGACGAGAGGAGGCACAAAAGAGGTTTAGTTTGTTTTTCTCGAGTACGAGTTTGGCCGGGGCGTTCGGGGGGCTGTTGGCGAGCGGGTTGGGGAGTATGGATTATATGAGGGGGTAtagggggtggaggtggatttTCTTGATTGAgggggcggcgacggtggtgatTGGGGCGATctttttgtttacttttcCTGGATttgtcgaggaggcg AAATGGCTCCGCGACGACGAAAGAGACTACATCAAAGCCCGTCTCCACGCTGACCAAGGCCACTCCGCCGCCGAGCGCAGCATCACCCTCAAGGACGTCGGCAAGGTCATGTCCGACTACAAGGTCTGGCTCGGCGGCTTCATGTACTTTGGCATTATTGTCCCCGCCTACTCGTACGCATACTTCAGTCCCACCATTGTCCAGAGTTACGGCTACGACAAGATCCAGACCCAGCTTCACTCTGTGCCTCCCTGGGCAGTGGCGTTTGTCTTCGCCATGGTCATCGCCACGGCGTCAGACTGGCTGAAGCACAGGTTCTTGTTCACGGTTCTCCCGATCTGTATCTCGATCAGCGGGTTTGCGATTCTGCTGAATGTGCACGATAATTTGCCGGTGCAGTATGCGGCTTTGGTGCTGATTTGCATGGGCATGTACTCGGCGATGCCGATTCAGGTTTGTTGGTTTAATATGAACTTGGGTGGGCATCACCGGAGGGCTGTGGGGAGTGCGTGGCAGATTG GTTTCGGCAACATTGGCGGCATCATCGCTACATACTCGTTTGTTGGAGGCGACTTCAGAAAGGGGTACATCATCTGCGTGTCCTTCATCTGCCTGAGCGCTCTGTCGTGTATCATTTATGCGGTATCCATCATGGCTGAAAacaggaagaaggcgaaCCAGACTCTCCCTGAGGGCATGACGGAGCAGGAAAAGGCGGAGCTTGGG GATCTGAACCCCGATTTCAAGTATATGCTTTAA
- the SAC7 gene encoding GTPase activating protein (GAP) for Rho1p (EggNog:ENOG503NVD5; COG:T; COG:Z) yields the protein MTSAALPAPHPPVASQQQQQQPSQHHHQHQHHHQHTPSIPAAPTQLSSAVSPPSKRDLKSWWKGFKLPSKHQEANVLLQNIVLEEEKRAAHSASANMSPPLPERPKRPEVPKLDAIARILTWRLRRFARGSCPKPLCRAGPKLIVADQARPQGIFGVPLRQSITYANVAISLVDEDGKSYIYGYVPIVVAKCGIFLKERATEIEGIFRLSGSEKRIKELKNIFDSPDRYGKGLVWDGYTVHDAANVLRRYLNDLPEPVVPLDLYEKFREPLRGATRPGAGEAEGPQFVETFDMDAAIRRYQQLITELPPLNRQLLLYILDLLAVFAAKSDQNRMNSQNLAAIFQPGMLSHPHHAMAPEEYRLNQLVIIFLIENQDHFLIGMQGTGLDEKTAQQVQNPKPPHTPNRKSGVHRSASTASAGAESVRKNGSIRRNKSTSSRRSMASNGAPSPASPAVATTPTGGLNRSNTVPSKKSPALQAGRFGNRGEAVVSPLTPVAPPTTAVIPPPAVLEEVATPEETEANTQLPPAPVPVPVPETTAPSGPRPEHLAVPLPNLAVPGQEKLLEPISPVPEVTTPSKERKLPILFQRIATSDGEGGKPNKLRKKRMPGSANPSAHSSQASLSHSAAASPNTETPNPLETISSGSKLAIPGDAPAEPKSETASDTTPQAPAPPAPQPTVADAETQHHTLLTPNDAENTLKSKKSPPTSLNSSFNESSDMDQVDELTAVTSEVTSPESGEKSQKKRWRLSRKKEDTGPSYPPLSSPRLLGTHSNAETSTTSIGSSGYKGRQSMTGDSLDRAIASGEVSSGEGGGNGGKDKISSWIKNKYREHKENVEQRRAKSPPGGERTVSIGSSLLSSSRGKSLDLKRAEEEGNNVAGSGGVPAPAPPPAVPPLPAAPQQGTNTEPQET from the exons ATGACGTCCGCCGCACTACCAGCACCACACCCGCCTGTTgcttcccagcagcagcagcagcagccctcccagcatcatcatcaacatcagcaccaccaccagcataCGCCCTCCATCCCCGCGGCTCCCACCCAGCTGTCATCTGCTGTTTCTCCGCCCAGCAAGCGTGATCTCAAGTCTTGGTGGAAAGGTTTCAAACTCCCTTCCAAGCACCAGGAAGCAAATG TCCTGCTCCAGAACATTGTGCTAGAAGAAGAGAAGCGAGCAGCTCATTCAGCAAGTGCAAACATGAGCCCGCCGCTGCCCGAGAGACCGAAGCGACCAGAGGTGCCCAAGTTGGATGCCATCGCCCGCATCCTAACCTGGCGCCTCAGGAGATTCGCGAGAGGATCGTGCCCAAAACCGTTGTGCCGAGCCGGACCGAAACTAATAGTCGCAGACCAAGCCCGTCCCCAAGGCATCTTTGGTGTTCCCCTCCGGCAGAGCATCACGTATGCCAACGTCGCCATCTCGCTCGTCGACGAGGACGGCAAGAGCTACATCTATGGTTATGTGCCGATCGTGGTAGCAAAATGTGGTATTTTCTTGAAGGAGAGAG CCACTGAAATTGAGGGCATCTTTCGCCTCAGCGGGTCTGAGAAGCGaatcaaggagctcaagaacaTCTTTGACTCGCCCGATAGGTACGGCAAAGGTCTCGTCTGGGACGGCTACACGGTTCACGACGCCGCCAACGTGCTTCGCCGATACCTGAACGATCTCCCCGAGCCGGTCGTGCCCCTGGATCTTTACGAGAAATTCCGGGAACCTCTGAGAGGGGCCACGAGGCCGGGCGCCGGTGAGGCCGAAGGGCCGCAATTCGTCGAGACGTTCGATATGGACGCCGCCATCAGGAGGTACCAACAGCTCATTACGGAATTACCGCCCCTCAACCGCCAGCTTCTGTTGTACATCCTGGATTTGCTTGCGGTCTTTGCGGCCAAGTCGGACCAGAACAGGATGAATTCGCAGAATCTGGCTGCCATCTTTCAACCCGGCATGctttctcatcctcaccatgcGATGGCGCCTGAAGAGTACCGGCTGAACCAACTCGTCATCATTTTCCTCATCGAAAACCAGGATCATTTCCTCATTGGCATGCAAGGCACAGGATTGGACGAGAAGACGGCTCAGCAAGTGCAGAACCCCAAGCCTCCGCATACTCCCAACAGGAAGTCTGGGGTTCATCGGTCTGCTTCGACCGCGAGCGCCGGAGCCGAGAGCGTCCGAAAGAATGGGTCGATTCGTAGGAACAAGTCGACCTCTTCAAGACGTTCCATGGCCTCCAACGGCGCCCCGAGTCCTGCGAGCCCAGCTGTtgccaccaccccgaccgGTGGACTCAACAGGAGCAACACTGTCCCATCAAAGAAGTCCCCAGCACTGCAGGCTGGCAGGTTTGGTAATCGCGGGGAGGCAGTTGTCAGTCCACTGACGCCGGTGGCTCCTCCTACCACCGCAGTCATACCTCCCCCAGCAGTGCTAGAAGAAGTTGCTACGCCGGAAGAGACGGAAGCAAACACGCAATTACCGCCAGCTCCGGTACCGGTACCGGTACCGGAAACCACGGCACCAAGCGGGCCACGACCCGAACATCTAGCCGTCCCGCTACCAAACCTGGCTGTGCCAGGTCAGGAGAAGTTGCTCGAGCCCATCTCCCCTGTTCCTGAAGTCACGACACCATCCAAGGAACGGAAGCTGCCAATTTTGTTCCAACGGATTGCCACAAGCGACGGTGAAGGCGGAAAGCCAAACAAGctgaggaagaaaaggatgCCAGGTAGCGCCAACCCCAGCGCACACAGCTCACAAGCATCACTGTCGCACTCCGCAGCCGCGTCACCAAACACCGAAACACCCAATCCTCTGGAGACAATCTCTTCTGGCTCCAAGCTTGCCATTCCGGGAGATGCTCCAGCTGAGCCAAAGTCGGAAACAGCATCTGACACGACGCCACAGGCGCCAgcacctccagcacctcagCCTACGGTTGCCGATGCAGAAACTCAACACCACACTCTTTTGACGCCCAACGATGCAGAAAACACCTTGAAATCGAAAAAGTCCCCGCCGACGTCACTGAACAGCTCGTTCAACGAGAGCTCGGACATGGACCAGGTGGATGAGCTGACGGCTGTGACGTCAGAAGTGACCAGTCCTGAGTCGGGAGAAAAGAGCCAAAAGAAGAGATGGCGTCTGTCACGGAAAAAGGAGGACACGGGCCCGTCTTACCCCCCGCTATCCTCTCCCCGGCTGCTCGGAACGCATTCCAACGCCGAAACCAGCACCACGTCGATCGGAAGCTCGGGCTACAAGGGGAGGCAGAGCATGACGGGCGACTCCCTCGATCGGGCCATTGCCAGCGGCGAAGTGTCTTCAGGCGAAGGCGGCGGAAATGGCGGTAAAGATAAGATCTCGAGCTGGATCAAGAACAAGTACCGTGAGCACAAGGAGAATGTCGAGCAGCGCAGGGCCAAGTCGCCGCCTGGTGGCGAGAGGACGGTTTCGATTGGTTCCAGCCTTTTGTCGTCTTCGAGAGGGAAGAGTCTGGATCTTAAgcgggcagaggaggagggtaaCAACGTGGCTGGCAGCGGCGGCGTCCCCgctccggctcctcctccggctgtTCCCCCGTTGCCGGCGGCACCACAGCAGGGTACGAATACGGAACCGCAAGAGACGTAG
- the TIM9 gene encoding protein transporter tim9 (COG:U; EggNog:ENOG503P5N0; BUSCO:EOG09265L8N) — translation MDSLTNSEQQILADRIQKRQMKQFMGIFGNLVDSCFTSCVDDFQSKALSGRETGCLSRCVSKWMATNERMGERFAELNAAEMERQQRGGR, via the exons ATGGACAG CCTCACAAACTCCGAACAGCAAATCCTCGCCGACCGCATCCAAAAGCGGCAGATGAAGCAGTTTATGGGC ATCTTCGGCAACCTAGTAGACTCCTGCTTCACCTCCTGCGTCGACGACTTCCAGTCCAAAGCCCTTTCCGGCCGCGAGACCGGCTGCCTGTCCCGCTGCGTCTCCAAGTGGATGGCGACCAACGAGCGGATGGGCGAGCGGTTCGCCGAGTTGAATGCTGCTGAGATGGAGAGGCAGCAGAGGGGGGGTCGTTGA
- the SEC63 gene encoding secretory subunit (EggNog:ENOG503NVTY; COG:U), translating into MSTDYAYDEEGYLWPFFVFTLTLIITLPLTYILVKRSRDPAASFPRIRTNFKHKHTDVVDSLRKKEKRKDRKLWLIIAVAVGWVVMGYMLVLIQNTETPTQKLWNPYDILGISESATEKQIKSAYRKLSLKFHPDKIKPDASKNETMDDLNARYVEITKAHQALTDEEVRNNYIQYGNPDGKQGYSINIALPKAIVSDGNGKYVVLLYSALFGILLPYLVGSWWYGTLRRSKEGVLMESANRLFREYKDNIDEGGVISALSTGQEYDELFRGDKADSGLSKVESRILAEGELSPLAGGLSVKDKEKLEDLESGPQRKALALLWAYLGRVELDDPILEKAKFAVAPIAEALNKSLTAISLAYMNTAPLLSSYYASQLLIQALPPKSSPLLQLPHFTPATVKAVDGDSKVHTNVQDFMDRPDAKRRSLVVGKGLLTDEQYREAVSVAKQLPFFRVAKAYFKVTGEKFILPSSLVTLVVKGRFVPPGSENVPEIEPLDLEDIDPAEDDLDAILGRKAKKQIGKDEKGRPIYEEAPDEPISAPLAASPYFARDHSPRWHVFLTDSKQGRVAVPPFTFAQFDKPIFEADGKTPTFAMQTLKAQFQAPPQAGHYTFVMHVVCDSYVGFDTKMEVTLIVEEASKAAEMEQVVEDEISEPEEDSLAGIMHAAKGGAPPKPKKKVVKESDEEDSDEESGTDEESDDTSDTNTDTEEEDN; encoded by the exons ATGAGCACCGACTACGCCTACGACGAGGAGGGCTACCTCTGGCCCTTCTTCGTCTTTACCCTGAcgctcatcatcaccctcccactTACATACATCCTCGTCAAGAGGTCGCGAGACCCCGCCGCCTCGTTCCCGCGCATTCGGACAAACTTCAAACATAAACACACCGACGTTGTCGACTCATTAcgcaagaaggagaagcgcaAGGACCGCAAGCTATGGCTCATCATCGCCGTGGCCGTCGGCTGGGTTGTCATGGGCTACATGCTCGTCCTCATCCAGAACACCGAGACGCCAACGCAGAAGCTATGGAACCCATATGACATTCTCGGCATCTCCGAGTCGGCCACCGAGAAGCAGATCAAGAGCGCCTACAGGAAGCTGTCCCTCAAGTTCCATCCCGACAAGATCAAGCCTGATGCTTCCAAGAACGAGACCATGGACGATCTCAATGCCCGCTACGTCGAGATCACCAAGGCCCACCAGGCCTTGACCGACGAGGAGGTGCGCAACAACTATATCCAGTATGGTAACCCTGATGGCAAGCAGGGTTATAGCATCAACATTGCTTTGCCAAAGGCCATTGTGTCTGACGGCAATGGCAAGTATGTTGTGCTTCTGTACTCTGCGCTCTTTGGTATTCTGTTGCCATACCTGGTTGGGTCATGGTGGTACGGGACGCTTAGACGGTCCAAGGAGGGCGTTCTCATGGAGAGCGCCAACCGGCTGTTCAGGGAGTACAAGGACAACATCGACGAGGGCGGCGTCATTAGCGCCCTCAGCACGGGTCAGGAATACGACGAGCTGTTCAGGGGCGACAAGGCCGATTCTGGCTTGTCCAAGGTTGAGTCCAGAATTCTTGCCGAGGGCGAGCTCTCTCCTCTCGCTGGCGGTCTTTctgtcaaggacaaggagaagttggaggatCTCGAAAGTGGCCCCCAACGCAAGGCCTTGGCACTTCTCTGGGCCTACCTCGGACGCGTCGAGCTTGACGACCccatcttggagaaggcTAAGTTCGCCGTCGCCCCAATTGCCGAAGCTCTCAACAAGTCTCTTACCGCCATCTCTCTTGCCTACATGAACACGGCTCCTCTCCTGTCTTCATACTACGCCAGCCAGCTCCTCATTCAGGCTCTCCCACCAAAATCTTCgccccttctccagcttcctcacTTTACTCCAGCGACTGTCAAGGCTGTCGATGGCGACTCCAAGGTTCACACCAACGTGCAGGACTTTATGGACAGGCCGGACGCTAAGCGCCGCAGCCTGGTTGTCGGCAAGGGTCTTCTCACTGATGAGCAATACCGCGAAGCCGTCTCTGTTGCTAAGCAGCTACCCTTCTTCCGCGTCGCCAAGGCATACTTCAAGGTTACTGGTGAAAAGTTCATTCTCCCCTCTTCTCTCGTCACACTCGTCGTCAAGGGCCGCTTCGTGCCACCAGGCAGCGAAAACGTGCCCGAGATTGAGCCATTGGATCTCGAGGATATCGACCCAGCCGAAGACGACCTTGACGCCATCCTCGGccgcaaggccaagaagcagattGGCAAGGACGAGAAGGGCAGACCCATTTACGAGGAGGCCCCTGACGAGCCCATCTCTGCGCCATTGGCCGCGTCCCCATACTTTGCGCGCGACCACTCTCCAAGGTGGCACGTTTTCCTCACAGACTCGAAACAAGGCCGTGTGGCGGTGCCACCATTTACCTTTGCGCAGTTTGACAAGCCGATCTTTGAGGCGGATGGCAAGACGCCTACTTTTGCGATGCAGACCCTGAAGGCGCAGTTCCAGGCGCCACCACAGGCGGGGCACTACACTTTTGTGATGCATGTGGTTTGCGACAGCTATGTCGGGTTTGACACCAAGATGGAGGTGACGCtgattgtggaggaggcgagcaaggctgccgagatggagcaggtggtggaggatgagattAGCGAACCGGAGGAGG ATTCTCTGGCGGGAATCATGCACGCCGCCAAGGGTGGTGCGCCACCaaagcccaagaagaaggtggtgaaggagagcgacgaggaggacagcGACGAGGAGAGCGGGACGGACGAGGAGAGCGATGATACCAGTGATACGAACACGgacacggaggaggaggataatTAG